Proteins co-encoded in one Carassius gibelio isolate Cgi1373 ecotype wild population from Czech Republic chromosome A15, carGib1.2-hapl.c, whole genome shotgun sequence genomic window:
- the LOC128029538 gene encoding lymphocyte antigen 6D-like: protein MVRPASIMKTLVCALIVVLLCSASVHSLTCYTCVDGDCKTPTECPASSNFCKTVSTATVFSRTCEEFCVPGVNIYCCTSDLCD, encoded by the exons ATGGTCAGACCAGCTTCCATCATGAAGACGCTAGTGTGTGCTCTTATTGTCGTGCTTCTCTGCAGTGCCTcag TGCACTCGCTGACCTGCTACACCTGTGTGGATGGGGACTGCAAGACCCCAACCGAATGTCCAGCCTCAAGCAATTTCTGCAAAACGGTTTCAACAG CCACTGTGTTCAGCCGGACATGTGAGGAGTTCTGTGTTCCAGGAGTGAACATCTACTGCTGCACTTCTGATCTGTGTGACTGA
- the LOC128028540 gene encoding SAM domain-containing protein SAMSN-1-like isoform X1, translating into MDSLYEAVQESCEAQVYTIPNRSCSPAVLSDHATKWRSTGRSISMEMSQTNSDNTRKKKQSSLPKSVSENEALDNTVCTNSLWSIAKMEEDLVLLRNNQNEDMVRDIRRAESQTMADRKNISRDIQQEIPVQPETVIAEMTHLRGTRQKKVERKSSKRGTPTQETTAHISGAKGMMCDTGPQSDNRENAMGSRVTETAQARHRWSNPTETALNWIPAYNTCLPPRNEYQEHICDCATSRIQGQGDQIDVQHTKKDSLPKGVLRSSTSVDFCASSRSTSFGRFDTFRNQHSPSKLEENGAPEAEGESTAENGEKAGSLGKKMKAISMTMRKRMAKKHVKSFSEDMGDDTEGEMEKGSPAEKSSDHTSNSLESLYSGQSSSSSGGVASNSDVSSNRDSLKLEEEVPYTGQFCGRAKVHTDFLPSPYDTDSLKLKVGDIINIISKPPMGIWTGMLNNKVGNFKFIYVDVLPEKEKEEEEEAPTIRPVKVCKKPRPNTILELLERLHLEEYASSLLINGYQTVDDLKHLKERHLIELNVTDPEHRRRLLAASDCLYVTSKDEEGELKGDEEEDEDNDCPRDSGCFIPAECPDS; encoded by the exons ATGGACAGCCTGTATGAGGCCGTGCAGGAATCCTGTGAGGCTCAGGTGTACACCATCCCGAACAGGTCCTGCAGCCCAGCTGTTCTCTCAGATCACGCCACCAAATGGAGAAGCACGGGGCGTTCCATCTCCATG gaGATGTCACAAACCAACTCAGACAACactagaaaaaagaaacaaag TTCACTACCAAAATCTGTTTCTGAAAATGAAGCTTTAG ATAATACCGTCTGCACTAATTCTCTCTGGTCCATTGCCAAAATGGAAGAAGATTTAGTCCTTCTGAGGAACAATCAGAATGAAG ATATGGTGAGAGATATAAGAAGGGCTGAAAGCCAGACAATGGCAGACAGAAAAAACATTTCAAGAGACATACAGCAAGAGATTCCTGTCCAG CCTGAAACAGTAATTGCAGAAATGACACATCTAAGAGGGACAAGGCAGAAAAAAGTAGAGAGGAAAAGCAGTAAAAGAGGAACTCCAACACAAGAGACAACAG CTCACATCAGTGGTGCCAAAGGAATGATGTGTGACACTGGGCCACAGTCAGATAATCGAGAGAATGCTATGGGGTCAAGGGTCACAGAGACAGCACAAGCCAGACATCGCTGGAGTAACCCCACTGAAACAGCCTTGAACTGGATACCAGCCTACAACACCTGTCTACCTCCCCGCAATGAATATCAAGAGCACATCTGTGACTGCGCTACATCCAGAATCCAAGGTCAAGGAGATCAAATCGATGTTCAACACACAAAGAAAGATTCCTTGCCCAAAGGAGTGTTGCGTTCCAGCACCAGTGTAGATTTCTGTGCCTCCAGT AGATCCACCAGTTTTGGAAGATTTGACACATTCAGAAATCAACACTCCCCTTCCAAACTTGAGGAAAATGGAGCACCTGAG GCGGAGGGTGAGTCAACAGCAGAAAATGGCGAGAAAGCGGGAAGTCTGGGAAAAAAGATGAAAGCCATCTCGATGACTATGCGTAAAAGGATGGCCAAGAAGCATGTCAAATCCTTCTCTGAGGACATG GGTGATGACACTGAGGGAGAAATGGAGAAAGGGTCTCCAGCAGAGAAGAGCTCAGACCACACCAGCAACTCATTAGAAAGCCTCTACAGTGGACAGAGCTCATCCA gcTCAGGTGGTGTTGCTAGCAATTCAGACGTATCCAGTAACAGAGACAGCCTGAAACTGGAGGAGGAAGTGCCCTACACGGGGCAGTTCTGCGGCCGAGCCAAAGTACATACAGACTTTCTCCCCAGTCCATATGATACAGACTCCCTCAAACTGAag gTGGGAGACATCATCAACATCATAAGTAAACCACCTATGGGCATATGGACAGGAATGCTTAATAATAAAGTGGGaaatttcaagtttatttatgtGGATGTTCTGcctgagaaagaaaaggaagaagaagaggaggctCCAACAATAAGACCGGTGAAAGTATGCAAGAAGCCACGACCAAATACAATCCTGGAGTTATTAGAGAGACTTCATTTAGAG GAATATGCATCTTCATTACTCATCAATGGCTACCAGACAGTAGATGATCTCAAACATCTGAAAGAGAGGCATTTGATTGAGCTGAATGTGACCGATCCAGAGCACAGACGCAGGTTGCTTGCTGCATCAGACTGCCTCTATGTCACAAGCA AAGACGAAGAGGGAGAGCTGAAGGGTGATGAGGAGGAAGACGAAGATAATGACTGTCCCAGAGACTCGGGTTGTTTTATTCCTGCAGAGTGTCCAGACAGCTGA
- the LOC128028540 gene encoding SAM domain-containing protein SAMSN-1-like isoform X2: protein MDSLYEAVQESCEAQVYTIPNRSCSPAVLSDHATKWRSTGRSISMEMSQTNSDNTRKKKQSSLPKSVSENEALDNTVCTNSLWSIAKMEEDLVLLRNNQNEDMVRDIRRAESQTMADRKNISRDIQQEIPVQPETVIAEMTHLRGTRQKKVERKSSKRGTPTQETTAHISGAKGMMCDTGPQSDNRENAMGSRVTETAQARHRWSNPTETALNWIPAYNTCLPPRNEYQEHICDCATSRIQGQGDQIDVQHTKKDSLPKGVLRSSTSVDFCASSRSTSFGRFDTFRNQHSPSKLEENGAPEAEGESTAENGEKAGSLGKKMKAISMTMRKRMAKKHVKSFSEDMGDDTEGEMEKGSPAEKSSDHTSNSLESLYSGQSSSSGVASNSDVSSNRDSLKLEEEVPYTGQFCGRAKVHTDFLPSPYDTDSLKLKVGDIINIISKPPMGIWTGMLNNKVGNFKFIYVDVLPEKEKEEEEEAPTIRPVKVCKKPRPNTILELLERLHLEEYASSLLINGYQTVDDLKHLKERHLIELNVTDPEHRRRLLAASDCLYVTSKDEEGELKGDEEEDEDNDCPRDSGCFIPAECPDS, encoded by the exons ATGGACAGCCTGTATGAGGCCGTGCAGGAATCCTGTGAGGCTCAGGTGTACACCATCCCGAACAGGTCCTGCAGCCCAGCTGTTCTCTCAGATCACGCCACCAAATGGAGAAGCACGGGGCGTTCCATCTCCATG gaGATGTCACAAACCAACTCAGACAACactagaaaaaagaaacaaag TTCACTACCAAAATCTGTTTCTGAAAATGAAGCTTTAG ATAATACCGTCTGCACTAATTCTCTCTGGTCCATTGCCAAAATGGAAGAAGATTTAGTCCTTCTGAGGAACAATCAGAATGAAG ATATGGTGAGAGATATAAGAAGGGCTGAAAGCCAGACAATGGCAGACAGAAAAAACATTTCAAGAGACATACAGCAAGAGATTCCTGTCCAG CCTGAAACAGTAATTGCAGAAATGACACATCTAAGAGGGACAAGGCAGAAAAAAGTAGAGAGGAAAAGCAGTAAAAGAGGAACTCCAACACAAGAGACAACAG CTCACATCAGTGGTGCCAAAGGAATGATGTGTGACACTGGGCCACAGTCAGATAATCGAGAGAATGCTATGGGGTCAAGGGTCACAGAGACAGCACAAGCCAGACATCGCTGGAGTAACCCCACTGAAACAGCCTTGAACTGGATACCAGCCTACAACACCTGTCTACCTCCCCGCAATGAATATCAAGAGCACATCTGTGACTGCGCTACATCCAGAATCCAAGGTCAAGGAGATCAAATCGATGTTCAACACACAAAGAAAGATTCCTTGCCCAAAGGAGTGTTGCGTTCCAGCACCAGTGTAGATTTCTGTGCCTCCAGT AGATCCACCAGTTTTGGAAGATTTGACACATTCAGAAATCAACACTCCCCTTCCAAACTTGAGGAAAATGGAGCACCTGAG GCGGAGGGTGAGTCAACAGCAGAAAATGGCGAGAAAGCGGGAAGTCTGGGAAAAAAGATGAAAGCCATCTCGATGACTATGCGTAAAAGGATGGCCAAGAAGCATGTCAAATCCTTCTCTGAGGACATG GGTGATGACACTGAGGGAGAAATGGAGAAAGGGTCTCCAGCAGAGAAGAGCTCAGACCACACCAGCAACTCATTAGAAAGCCTCTACAGTGGACAGAGCTCATCCA GTGGTGTTGCTAGCAATTCAGACGTATCCAGTAACAGAGACAGCCTGAAACTGGAGGAGGAAGTGCCCTACACGGGGCAGTTCTGCGGCCGAGCCAAAGTACATACAGACTTTCTCCCCAGTCCATATGATACAGACTCCCTCAAACTGAag gTGGGAGACATCATCAACATCATAAGTAAACCACCTATGGGCATATGGACAGGAATGCTTAATAATAAAGTGGGaaatttcaagtttatttatgtGGATGTTCTGcctgagaaagaaaaggaagaagaagaggaggctCCAACAATAAGACCGGTGAAAGTATGCAAGAAGCCACGACCAAATACAATCCTGGAGTTATTAGAGAGACTTCATTTAGAG GAATATGCATCTTCATTACTCATCAATGGCTACCAGACAGTAGATGATCTCAAACATCTGAAAGAGAGGCATTTGATTGAGCTGAATGTGACCGATCCAGAGCACAGACGCAGGTTGCTTGCTGCATCAGACTGCCTCTATGTCACAAGCA AAGACGAAGAGGGAGAGCTGAAGGGTGATGAGGAGGAAGACGAAGATAATGACTGTCCCAGAGACTCGGGTTGTTTTATTCCTGCAGAGTGTCCAGACAGCTGA
- the LOC128028913 gene encoding heat shock 70 kDa protein 13-like: MAGEMSIIGSVILALFLAGYLGQQYLPPPKPKVIGLDLGTTFCSVGVFQPGTGEIEIIEDDIGHKSIPSVVSFTPSGVFSGHEGQELSDINPQNTIYDTKRFIGKIFDQESLEKESTRYPFKVIFNNGSAEFLVSTNSTFTVTPEFIGSRLLLKMKKMAEKQLGIPIDKAVISVPAEFDERQRNYTIRAANLAGLDVLRVINEPTAAAMAYGLHKAEVFNVLVVDLGGGTLDVSLLNKQGGMFLTRAMAGNNKLGGQDFTQRLLQYTIERVRQQYGVPPTLKEDIHLLRQAVEAAKLNLTQEPHVHLRVPIHLQTTGAIGAQEEKVLFQEKLTRELFEELNADLFQKILAPIETVLIEGHLEKEEVDEIVLVGGSTRIPRIRQLISQYFGKKPNTSVDPDLAVVTGVAIQAGIMGGSWPLQVSAIEIPNRHLRKTNFS, translated from the exons ATGGCCGGAGAAATGTCCATAATAG GTTCTGTCATCCTGGCTTTGTTCCTGGCAGGGTATCTGGGACAGCAGTACTTGCCCCCTCCGAAGCCCAAGGTCATTGGGTTGGATCTTGGGACCACTTTCTGCTCCGTGGGAGTGTTTCAGCCTGGCACAGGCGAGATTGAGATTATTGAAGATGACATAGGCCACAAAAGCATTCCGAGTGTGGTGTCCTTCACCCCCTCCGGTGTGTTTTCTGGACATGAGGGTCAGGAACTGTCTGACATAAATCCTCAAAACACAATCTACGACACCAAGAGATTTATAGGGAAGATTTTTGACCAAGAGTCTTTAGAGAAAGAGAGCACACGATACCCATTTAAG GTGATATTCAACAATGGGAGTGCAGAATTTTTAGTCTCTACAAATAGCACTTTCACAGTTACTCCTGAATTCATCGGATCCCGTCTCCTCCTGAAAATGAAAAAGATGGCAGAAAAGCAACTGGGAATACCTATTGATAAAGCCGTCATATCAGTGCCTGCAGAGTTTGATGAGAGGCAAAGAAACTACACAATAAGAGCTGCTAACCTAGCTG GCCTGGACGTCCTGCGGGTGATCAACGAGCCCACGGCGGCGGCAATGGCTTATGGACTGCATAAAGCAGAAGTGTTTAATGTGCTGGTGGTGGATCTTGGAGGAGGAACACTAGATGTGTCACTTCTCAATAAGCAGGGTGGCATGTTCCTCACCAGAGCAATGGCAG GTAATAATAAGCTAGGAGGGCAGGACTTCACCCAGCGTTTGCTGCAGTACACCATCGAGCGAGTGCGGCAGCAGTACGGCGTGCCGCCCACTCTTAAAGAAGACATCCACCTTCTCCGACAGGCCGTAGAAGCCGCCAAACTCAACCTCACCCAAGAACCTCATGTTCACCTCCGAGTTCCTATTCACCTGCAGACAACAGGAGCAATTGGAGCACAGGAGGAAAAAGTCCTGTTTCAGGAGAAGCTGACACGGGAACTCTTTGAGGAGCTGAATGCAGATCTCTTCCAGAAGATTCTGGCACCCATTGAGACTGTCCTCATAGAGGGCCATCTAGAGAAAGAGGAAGTGGATGAAATTGTCCTGGTCGGAGGGTCTACAAGAATCCCTCGCATAAGACAGCTCATCAGTCAGTACTTTGGGAAGAAACCGAATACCTCCGTGGACCCTGACCTGGCCGTGGTGACCGGGGTGGCCATTCAGGCAGGCATCATGGGAGGCTCTTGGCCTCTCCAGGTCAGCGCAATTGAGATTCCAAACAGACATCTTCGCAAAACCAACTTCAGCTGA